Proteins from a single region of Pangasianodon hypophthalmus isolate fPanHyp1 chromosome 7, fPanHyp1.pri, whole genome shotgun sequence:
- the ahcyl2a gene encoding adenosylhomocysteinase like 2a isoform X2 — translation MSEDSKADNMPENSSQLGPSAPPNTLNNEIDSGDVSNQRTANGDSASVPSVIALLLRMLEAAKARRSANLHSTEESSPSSDRTVSEDPSTHRVPEQPQQFSKRFTKMSCCSGSNSLMSADGRSSASSEDETSPRDKEQKNSKGSKDFCVKDINQAPYGRREIEIAEQDMPALMMLRKAGQGEKPLAGAKIVGCVHITVHMAVLIETLCALGAECRWASCNIYSIHNQVAAALAEAGIPVFAWKRESEDDYFWCIDSCVNVEGWEPNMILDDGGDMMHWIYKKYPQLFQSIKGIVEESVAGVHRLYKMYKTGKLCCPAINANESVIKQKFDNFYCCKESILHGLKRTTTLTFGGKQVVICGYGEVGKGCCAALKGMKAVVYVTEIDPVCALQACMDGFQLVRLNEVIRVVDIVITCTGNKNVVTREHMDQMKNGCIVCNMGHSNTEIDVASLTTPELTWQNVRMHVDHIVWPDGKTIVLLAEGRLVNLSCSAVPVFVLSVTETTQVLALIELFNAPEGHYKQDIYSFPKKMDEYAALLHLQNFDTHLTELTDEQAKYIGVNKNGPFKPSYYR, via the exons ATGTCTGAAGACAGCAAAGCAGACAACATGCCTGAGAACAGCTCACAGCTTGGACCATCAGCTCCACCGAACACACTCAATAATGAAATAGACAGTGGGGATGTCAGTAATCAGAGGACTGCTAATGGTGATTCAGCTTCTGTACCTTCCGTCATTGCTTTGTTGTTACGGATGCTGGAGGCAGCAAAGGCTCGTCGCTCGGCAAACTTGCACAGCACTGAAGAATCATCTCCATCGAGTGACAGGACTGTCAGTGAGGATCCAAGTACACACAGA GTCCCAGAGCAGCCTCAGCAGTTCAGCAAGAGATTCACTAAGATGAGCTGCTGCTCAGGATCCAACTCACTGATGTCCGCTGACGGCCGGAGCTCAG CGAGCTCTGAAGATGAGACTTCTCCTCGAGACAAAGAGCAGAAGAACTCTAAAGGAAGTAAGGATTTCTGTGTTAAGGACATCAATCAGGCTCCGTATGGTCGCAGAGAAATAGAAATAGCAGAGCAAG ACATGCCAGCGCTGATGATGCTGAGAAAGGCAGGCCAGGGAGAGAAGCCACTAGCAGGAGCTAAAATAGTGGGCTGTGTCCATATCACAGTGCACATGGCT GTCCTGATAGAGACGCTGTGTGCTCTGGGTGCTGAGTGTCGATGGGCTTCTTGTAATATCTACTCTATCCACAATCAAGTAGCCGCAGCTCTTGCAGAAGCCG GTATCCCTGTGTTCGCATGGAAAAGGGAGTCTGAGGATGATTACTTTTGGTGTATAGACAGTTGTGTTAATGTGGAAGGCTGGGAGCCAAACATG ATTCTTGATGATGGAGGAGACATGATGCACTGGATCTATAAGAAATACCCGCAGCTCTTCCAGAGCATCAAGGGGATTGTTGAAGAAAGTGTCGCTGGTGTTCACAG attatataaaatgtataagaCTGGGAAGCTTTGTTGCCCGGCAATAAACGCCAATGAGTCAGTGATAAAGCAAAAGTTTGACAACTTTTATTGCTGCAAGGAGTCGATACTGCATGG TTTGAAGAGGACCACTACTCTTACTTTTGGTGGGAAGCAGGTGGTTATCTGTGGATATGGAGAG gtggGAAAAGgctgctgtgctgctctgaaAGGGATGAAAGCAGTTGTATATGTGACAGAGATCGACCCTGTTTGTGCACTACAGGCCTG CATGGATGGTTTTCAGCTGGTCAGACTGAACGAGGTCATCAGAGTGGTGGACATCGTTATCACCTGCACCG gaaataaaaatgttgttacACGAGAGCACATGGATCAGATGAAGAATGGCTGTATTGTGTGCAACATGGGCCACTCCAATACAGAGATTGACGTG GCCAGTCTGACGACACCAGAGCTGACTTGGCAGAATGTAAGAATGCATGTGGATCACATCGTCTGGCCAGACGGCAAAACCATAGTGCTTCTGGCAGAG GGTCGGCTGGTTAACCTGAGCTGCTCTGCTGTGCCtgtttttgtgttgtctgtTACAGAAACAACTCAG GTTTTGGCATTGATTGAGCTGTTTAATGCACCTGAGGGACATTACAAACAAGACATTTACTCATTTCCTAAGAAAATGG ATGAGTATGCAGCACTTCTGCACCTCCAGAACTTTGATACACACCTAACCGAACTCACAGATGAGCAGGCCAAGTACATAGGTGTGAACAAGAACGGCCCCTTTAAGCCAAGCTATTACAGgtaa
- the ahcyl2a gene encoding adenosylhomocysteinase like 2a isoform X1, translating into MSEDSKADNMPENSSQLGPSAPPNTLNNEIDSGDVSNQRTANGDSASVPSVIALLLRMLEAAKARRSANLHSTEESSPSSDRTVSEDPSTHRVPEQPQQFSKRFTKMSCCSGSNSLMSADGRSSASSEDETSPRDKEQKNSKGSKDFCVKDINQAPYGRREIEIAEQDMPALMMLRKAGQGEKPLAGAKIVGCVHITVHMAVLIETLCALGAECRWASCNIYSIHNQVAAALAEAGIPVFAWKRESEDDYFWCIDSCVNVEGWEPNMILDDGGDMMHWIYKKYPQLFQSIKGIVEESVAGVHRLYKMYKTGKLCCPAINANESVIKQKFDNFYCCKESILHGLKRTTTLTFGGKQVVICGYGEVGKGCCAALKGMKAVVYVTEIDPVCALQACMDGFQLVRLNEVIRVVDIVITCTGNKNVVTREHMDQMKNGCIVCNMGHSNTEIDVASLTTPELTWQNVRMHVDHIVWPDGKTIVLLAEGRLVNLSCSAVPVFVLSVTETTQVLALIELFNAPEGHYKQDIYSFPKKMDEYAALLHLQNFDTHLTELTDEQAKYIGVNKNGPFKPSYYRY; encoded by the exons ATGTCTGAAGACAGCAAAGCAGACAACATGCCTGAGAACAGCTCACAGCTTGGACCATCAGCTCCACCGAACACACTCAATAATGAAATAGACAGTGGGGATGTCAGTAATCAGAGGACTGCTAATGGTGATTCAGCTTCTGTACCTTCCGTCATTGCTTTGTTGTTACGGATGCTGGAGGCAGCAAAGGCTCGTCGCTCGGCAAACTTGCACAGCACTGAAGAATCATCTCCATCGAGTGACAGGACTGTCAGTGAGGATCCAAGTACACACAGA GTCCCAGAGCAGCCTCAGCAGTTCAGCAAGAGATTCACTAAGATGAGCTGCTGCTCAGGATCCAACTCACTGATGTCCGCTGACGGCCGGAGCTCAG CGAGCTCTGAAGATGAGACTTCTCCTCGAGACAAAGAGCAGAAGAACTCTAAAGGAAGTAAGGATTTCTGTGTTAAGGACATCAATCAGGCTCCGTATGGTCGCAGAGAAATAGAAATAGCAGAGCAAG ACATGCCAGCGCTGATGATGCTGAGAAAGGCAGGCCAGGGAGAGAAGCCACTAGCAGGAGCTAAAATAGTGGGCTGTGTCCATATCACAGTGCACATGGCT GTCCTGATAGAGACGCTGTGTGCTCTGGGTGCTGAGTGTCGATGGGCTTCTTGTAATATCTACTCTATCCACAATCAAGTAGCCGCAGCTCTTGCAGAAGCCG GTATCCCTGTGTTCGCATGGAAAAGGGAGTCTGAGGATGATTACTTTTGGTGTATAGACAGTTGTGTTAATGTGGAAGGCTGGGAGCCAAACATG ATTCTTGATGATGGAGGAGACATGATGCACTGGATCTATAAGAAATACCCGCAGCTCTTCCAGAGCATCAAGGGGATTGTTGAAGAAAGTGTCGCTGGTGTTCACAG attatataaaatgtataagaCTGGGAAGCTTTGTTGCCCGGCAATAAACGCCAATGAGTCAGTGATAAAGCAAAAGTTTGACAACTTTTATTGCTGCAAGGAGTCGATACTGCATGG TTTGAAGAGGACCACTACTCTTACTTTTGGTGGGAAGCAGGTGGTTATCTGTGGATATGGAGAG gtggGAAAAGgctgctgtgctgctctgaaAGGGATGAAAGCAGTTGTATATGTGACAGAGATCGACCCTGTTTGTGCACTACAGGCCTG CATGGATGGTTTTCAGCTGGTCAGACTGAACGAGGTCATCAGAGTGGTGGACATCGTTATCACCTGCACCG gaaataaaaatgttgttacACGAGAGCACATGGATCAGATGAAGAATGGCTGTATTGTGTGCAACATGGGCCACTCCAATACAGAGATTGACGTG GCCAGTCTGACGACACCAGAGCTGACTTGGCAGAATGTAAGAATGCATGTGGATCACATCGTCTGGCCAGACGGCAAAACCATAGTGCTTCTGGCAGAG GGTCGGCTGGTTAACCTGAGCTGCTCTGCTGTGCCtgtttttgtgttgtctgtTACAGAAACAACTCAG GTTTTGGCATTGATTGAGCTGTTTAATGCACCTGAGGGACATTACAAACAAGACATTTACTCATTTCCTAAGAAAATGG ATGAGTATGCAGCACTTCTGCACCTCCAGAACTTTGATACACACCTAACCGAACTCACAGATGAGCAGGCCAAGTACATAGGTGTGAACAAGAACGGCCCCTTTAAGCCAAGCTATTACAG GTATTAA